Proteins from a genomic interval of Pseudomonas anuradhapurensis:
- a CDS encoding DUF2188 domain-containing protein, whose translation MDTYHVSPAGDGWELRKTGADKASRRSATKAELLGLLPELFAGQTASVKIHKADGSIEEERTYPRAADPRRSKG comes from the coding sequence ATGGACACTTATCATGTCAGCCCGGCGGGTGATGGCTGGGAACTCAGGAAGACCGGGGCCGACAAGGCCTCCAGGCGCAGTGCGACAAAAGCCGAGTTGCTGGGCTTGCTACCTGAGCTTTTTGCCGGGCAGACCGCCTCGGTGAAAATTCACAAGGCCGACGGCAGCATCGAAGAAGAACGTACCTACCCGCGCGCCGCCGACCCGAGGCGCTCCAAGGGCTGA
- a CDS encoding FecR family protein has protein sequence MTRIAEQLPLDEVLGRHRDQLRHLFPVPPPRPARTKAAKSAGIALVVACAFAALAWLNPVYKTERFATAIGEQRAVLLGDGSRLLLDSGSRVDVRWRLRSREAGLHVGQVLFDVSPAVYRPFVVSAGLTKVEVLGTLFNVRRLEDDNVRVTLARGRVQVAAAAQKAVSLMPGQQVDAIGGRLLPVTNADAARAMAWKEGRIVFEQTPLGEAVSVLRHYRKAAIRLDDPSLAALKLSGVFDAHNVDRLLALLPSILPVSVQQEGDGSVQIRRKPVRK, from the coding sequence ATGACCCGCATAGCGGAACAGTTGCCATTGGACGAGGTGCTGGGGCGACATCGTGACCAGCTCCGCCATTTATTCCCCGTCCCGCCGCCCAGGCCCGCACGCACGAAAGCGGCCAAGTCGGCGGGTATTGCGCTGGTGGTTGCATGCGCCTTTGCAGCCCTGGCCTGGCTGAACCCGGTGTACAAGACCGAGCGTTTCGCTACCGCCATTGGTGAACAACGCGCTGTGTTGCTGGGCGACGGCAGTAGACTGCTGCTCGACAGCGGTTCCCGCGTCGATGTTCGCTGGCGCCTGCGCAGTCGCGAAGCCGGCCTGCACGTCGGGCAGGTCCTGTTCGATGTGTCCCCGGCCGTGTATCGCCCGTTCGTGGTGTCGGCAGGGCTGACGAAAGTCGAGGTGCTAGGCACGCTGTTCAATGTGCGTCGCCTGGAGGACGACAACGTGCGTGTGACACTGGCGCGCGGGCGCGTGCAGGTCGCCGCTGCGGCGCAAAAGGCTGTCAGCCTGATGCCAGGGCAGCAGGTTGATGCGATTGGTGGGCGACTGCTGCCGGTGACGAATGCTGACGCTGCCCGGGCGATGGCCTGGAAGGAAGGGCGCATCGTGTTCGAGCAGACGCCGCTGGGTGAAGCAGTGTCGGTGTTGCGCCACTATCGAAAGGCAGCCATTCGCCTGGACGACCCGAGCCTGGCCGCGCTCAAGCTGAGCGGGGTGTTCGACGCGCACAATGTCGACCGGCTGCTGGCGCTGCTACCGAGCATCCTGCCGGTTTCGGTGCAGCAGGAAGGCGATGGTAGCGTGCAGATCCGGCGCAAACCAGTACGAAAATAA
- a CDS encoding DUF2238 domain-containing protein translates to MNEKVRVPASCAPSATPRQSAAWLAVATVMVLASGVAPLDRADWLVENVLPAALLLTLALTCRRWRFSPAAYLAIVVLLAIHELGAHFTYAKVPYDAWLQAFTGHALNTAMGWQRNQFDRLVHLSYGLLFVWPIKELLQRKAGLNGAWLALGTVSLVLATSALYELFEWVGGQYLGEDRAQAFLATQKDPWDAQKDMALALFGAVVCLLLQQLAAFKRPRPAA, encoded by the coding sequence ATGAATGAGAAGGTGAGGGTGCCCGCCAGTTGCGCCCCGTCGGCCACACCCCGCCAGAGCGCAGCATGGCTGGCAGTGGCCACGGTGATGGTGCTTGCCTCCGGGGTTGCACCGTTGGATCGGGCAGATTGGCTGGTGGAAAACGTCTTGCCGGCAGCGTTGCTGCTGACCCTGGCACTGACCTGTCGGCGCTGGCGGTTTTCGCCAGCGGCCTATCTGGCCATCGTCGTGCTACTGGCGATTCACGAACTGGGTGCGCATTTCACCTATGCCAAGGTGCCCTACGATGCTTGGCTGCAAGCGTTCACCGGCCATGCACTGAATACCGCCATGGGCTGGCAGCGCAACCAGTTCGATCGCCTGGTGCATCTGAGCTACGGCCTGCTGTTCGTCTGGCCGATCAAGGAGCTGCTGCAACGAAAGGCAGGCCTGAACGGTGCCTGGCTGGCGCTAGGCACAGTGTCGCTGGTGCTGGCGACGTCGGCCCTGTACGAGCTGTTCGAATGGGTGGGCGGCCAGTACCTGGGCGAAGACCGGGCACAAGCGTTCCTGGCCACCCAGAAAGACCCATGGGACGCGCAGAAGGACATGGCGCTGGCGTTGTTCGGCGCTGTCGTGTGTTTGTTGCTCCAGCAATTGGCAGCATTCAAACGACCGAGGCCGGCGGCCTAG
- a CDS encoding RNA polymerase sigma factor has translation MSFEPAKPTLLSTLVRHYDELVDHIRRRFGDRGMARDVVHDVCVQLLERDEKDDVRAPLALLRKISNDTAISRYRSDRRRGAWVQAFAELPEVVCPAPTPVGRYDAEREFQLLVNAIASLPPRCQAVFIMHKIHQMPQAEVAAHLGISIKTVEKHLRLGVAACKERLGRDGVCA, from the coding sequence GTGTCGTTCGAGCCCGCCAAACCGACGCTGTTGTCTACCTTGGTCCGTCACTACGACGAGCTGGTGGACCACATTCGTCGACGCTTCGGCGACCGAGGCATGGCCCGCGACGTTGTGCATGACGTGTGCGTGCAGCTGCTCGAACGCGACGAAAAAGACGACGTTCGGGCGCCACTGGCGTTGCTGCGCAAGATTTCCAACGACACCGCCATCAGCCGCTATCGTAGCGATCGTCGCCGCGGCGCCTGGGTGCAGGCGTTCGCCGAGCTGCCGGAGGTGGTCTGCCCGGCACCGACGCCCGTAGGCAGGTATGATGCCGAGCGCGAGTTCCAGCTGCTGGTCAACGCTATCGCCAGCCTCCCACCGCGCTGCCAGGCCGTTTTCATCATGCACAAGATCCACCAGATGCCCCAGGCCGAAGTCGCCGCACACCTCGGTATCTCCATCAAGACCGTGGAAAAGCACCTGCGCCTCGGGGTGGCGGCGTGCAAGGAGCGGCTTGGCCGTGATGGGGTGTGCGCATGA
- a CDS encoding DUF3833 domain-containing protein yields MYKVLLMTACLLLASCGNVDVDHYARETPTLDLAAFFSRPVQAWGMFQKRSGEVVKRFHVRIDSRRDGERLILDEHFTYSDGTRQQRTWTLVPDGRGQWRGTAGDVIGEARGQVAGNALRWRYRLDLPVDGRHWEVELDDWMYLMDEDTLINRSSMSKLGVEVGQVTLFFRRMPEVTP; encoded by the coding sequence ATGTACAAGGTGCTGCTGATGACCGCCTGCCTGCTGCTGGCCAGCTGCGGCAATGTCGACGTGGATCACTACGCCCGGGAAACGCCAACCCTCGACCTGGCGGCCTTCTTCTCGCGGCCGGTACAAGCCTGGGGCATGTTCCAGAAGCGTTCCGGCGAAGTGGTCAAGCGCTTTCATGTGCGCATCGACAGCCGACGCGACGGTGAGCGGCTGATCCTCGACGAGCATTTCACCTACAGCGATGGCACCCGACAACAGCGCACCTGGACCTTGGTGCCGGACGGCCGCGGCCAGTGGCGGGGCACGGCGGGCGACGTGATCGGTGAGGCTCGCGGGCAGGTGGCGGGCAACGCGTTGCGCTGGCGCTACCGCCTGGACCTGCCGGTAGACGGCAGGCACTGGGAAGTGGAGCTGGACGACTGGATGTACCTGATGGATGAAGACACGCTGATCAACCGCTCCAGCATGAGCAAGCTGGGCGTGGAGGTTGGCCAGGTTACCTTGTTCTTTCGCCGCATGCCGGAGGTCACACCATGA
- a CDS encoding cryptochrome/photolyase family protein — protein sequence MVARPSRLGLVLGDQLSFDLASLAALDPARDTLLMAEVQDEATYVPHHPQKIVLIFSAMRHFAQALRERGWRVQYVELETPGNSGSIVGELRRWQQALGCAEIHLTECGEWRLEQALREAELPLVWHPDTRFLCSRGAFARWAQGHRQLRMEHFYRGMRKRCGLLLAADGGPAGGAWNFDRDNRKALPPGLRGPFALQFAVDDITAAVISLVSRRFTDHYGALEGFSYPVSHAQAEQLWQHFLDFSLAAFGDYQDAMAEDEPYLFHARISAALNIGLLDVRRLCQDVEQAWRDGRVPLNAAEGFIRQLIGWREYVHGIYWLRMPEYAALNHLGNQRALPEFYWTGRTRMRCMAQAIGQTLRLGYAHHIQRLMVTGNFALLAGVLPAAICEWYLAVYLDAFDWVELPNTLGMVMHADGGFLGSKPYCASGRYIQRMSDHCKACAYNVKQVTEEQACPFNALYWHFLIRHRQQLAGNPRLHLVYRSLDGMPAARREAVWARGEQLLAQLDAGASL from the coding sequence ATGGTAGCGCGACCGTCACGCCTGGGCCTGGTGCTGGGTGACCAGCTCTCGTTCGACCTGGCCAGCCTGGCAGCGCTGGACCCGGCCCGCGATACGCTACTGATGGCCGAGGTGCAAGACGAGGCTACCTACGTGCCGCACCACCCGCAGAAGATCGTGCTGATCTTCAGTGCCATGCGCCACTTTGCCCAGGCCCTGCGCGAGCGGGGCTGGCGGGTGCAGTATGTCGAGCTGGAGACACCCGGCAATAGCGGCTCTATCGTCGGCGAACTGCGCCGCTGGCAGCAGGCGCTGGGCTGCGCCGAGATCCACCTGACCGAATGTGGCGAGTGGCGGCTGGAACAGGCCTTGCGTGAGGCCGAGCTGCCGCTGGTGTGGCACCCGGACACGCGCTTCCTGTGCTCGCGGGGGGCTTTCGCGCGCTGGGCGCAGGGGCACAGGCAGCTGCGCATGGAGCATTTCTACCGCGGCATGCGCAAACGCTGCGGGCTGTTGCTGGCAGCCGATGGCGGCCCTGCCGGCGGTGCCTGGAACTTCGACCGCGACAACCGCAAGGCCCTGCCACCTGGGCTGCGCGGGCCGTTTGCGCTGCAGTTTGCCGTGGATGACATCACGGCGGCGGTGATCAGCCTTGTAAGCCGGCGCTTCACTGACCACTACGGTGCGCTCGAAGGCTTTTCCTACCCCGTTAGCCACGCCCAGGCCGAACAGCTGTGGCAGCACTTCCTGGACTTTAGCCTGGCAGCGTTCGGTGACTATCAGGACGCCATGGCCGAAGACGAACCGTACCTGTTTCATGCGCGTATCAGCGCCGCCCTGAACATCGGCCTGCTGGACGTGCGCCGCCTGTGCCAGGACGTGGAGCAGGCCTGGCGCGACGGCCGGGTGCCACTCAATGCCGCCGAAGGGTTCATCCGCCAGCTGATCGGCTGGCGCGAGTACGTCCACGGTATCTACTGGCTGCGCATGCCTGAATATGCCGCGCTCAACCACCTGGGCAACCAGCGCGCGCTGCCCGAGTTCTACTGGACCGGACGCACGCGCATGCGCTGCATGGCGCAAGCCATCGGCCAGACCCTGCGCCTGGGATACGCCCACCATATCCAGCGGCTTATGGTGACCGGTAACTTCGCCTTGCTCGCCGGGGTACTGCCCGCAGCCATCTGCGAATGGTACCTGGCGGTGTACCTGGATGCGTTCGACTGGGTGGAACTGCCCAATACACTGGGCATGGTCATGCACGCCGACGGGGGTTTTCTCGGCTCCAAACCGTACTGCGCCAGTGGCCGCTATATCCAACGCATGTCCGATCACTGCAAGGCTTGCGCCTACAACGTCAAGCAGGTGACGGAAGAGCAGGCGTGCCCGTTCAACGCGCTGTACTGGCATTTCCTGATCCGCCATCGCCAGCAGTTGGCCGGCAACCCGCGGCTGCACCTGGTGTACCGCAGCCTGGACGGCATGCCGGCGGCGCGACGGGAAGCGGTGTGGGCTCGTGGCGAGCAGTTACTGGCGCAGCTGGATGCAGGGGCGTCCCTGTGA
- a CDS encoding TonB-dependent siderophore receptor, whose amino-acid sequence MHFPLRNRQLRLSLLASSLLIAMSAEGRERVNVDLPAAPLGEAINALAQQSSVQILFASDLAAGRQTPAVKGRFTIEEALQTLLKDSGLQVEARDERTFVVVPQGSLTAMPTAQTAPVEMAQMEITASRTSSSLVSATRQSTVIEHEQLQELRQGSESLATVLAKAVPGMSDSSRTVTEYGQTLRGRSLLVMVDGVPLNTNRDSSRNLANIDPALIERVEVIRGSSAIYGSGATGGIISITTRPAGDEKRAETSLSATSPLTRLGSDGLGGQFQQYLAGSQGAVDYAFDFGTRHIGASYDAHGARIAPEPSQGDLFDSNIYNVGGKLGLHLDEDQRIQLAASHYEARQDSDYATDPSVARYPAGSLPANAIKGLDLDEQNHIRNTLLNLEYEHLDILGSKLSAQLYYRDYFTRFTPFDARAVATRGGNVDQIMQNSEVFGSRLTLRTPLGDSGSTELVWGGDYNQERSDMPIDVFDPAAYDASGGLVFDKIGKLTYMPPLKTRSAGAFAQLQHRFDEHWSVDGGLRYEYSTAEFDDFVPLSESRAASPVAVEGGKIHYDALLSNLGIVYSPVLGQELYASFSQGFQLPDVGIQLRNARRGFDLGASNLEPVKTNNYELGWRGELGGNTLGTLALFYTTSKLGDVQSFNNGLILTRTKERIYGVEASADWLSDDAVWGAGGSASWMRGREKPDGKGWQDMTGYRVPPLKLTAYVQYKPTLDWSNRLQATFFDGKDYRLDGLDSFGRHEVSSYTTVDLISQYQVSADDKVSVGIQNLFNRDYYPLYSQLLRNNNNTSHLPAPGAVVTASYTHNW is encoded by the coding sequence GTGCATTTTCCGCTCCGCAATCGTCAACTCCGCCTGTCACTACTGGCCAGTAGCTTGCTCATCGCAATGTCGGCCGAAGGCCGTGAACGGGTGAACGTGGACCTGCCTGCTGCCCCGCTGGGTGAGGCCATCAACGCCTTGGCGCAGCAGTCTTCGGTACAGATCCTGTTCGCCAGTGATCTCGCTGCAGGTCGCCAGACTCCTGCGGTGAAGGGCCGCTTCACCATCGAGGAAGCACTTCAGACACTGCTCAAGGACAGCGGCCTGCAAGTCGAGGCCAGGGATGAACGCACCTTTGTCGTCGTCCCACAGGGTTCACTCACTGCCATGCCGACAGCCCAGACTGCGCCCGTGGAAATGGCGCAGATGGAAATCACCGCTTCGCGTACCAGCAGCAGCCTGGTCTCGGCGACGCGGCAGTCTACCGTTATCGAGCACGAGCAACTGCAGGAGCTGCGCCAGGGCTCGGAGAGCCTGGCCACGGTACTGGCCAAGGCGGTGCCGGGCATGTCCGACTCCAGCCGCACCGTCACCGAGTACGGGCAGACCTTGCGCGGGCGCAGCCTGTTGGTCATGGTCGACGGCGTGCCGCTCAACACCAACCGCGACTCGTCGCGCAACCTGGCCAACATCGACCCGGCACTGATCGAACGGGTCGAAGTCATCCGTGGCAGCAGCGCCATCTATGGCAGCGGCGCCACGGGAGGCATCATCTCCATCACCACCCGGCCTGCCGGTGATGAAAAGCGGGCTGAAACCAGCCTCAGCGCTACCTCGCCGTTGACCCGCCTGGGCAGCGATGGCCTGGGTGGGCAGTTCCAGCAGTACCTTGCAGGCTCGCAGGGCGCGGTGGACTATGCCTTCGATTTCGGTACCCGCCATATCGGTGCTTCATACGACGCACACGGCGCCCGCATCGCCCCGGAGCCCAGCCAGGGCGACCTGTTCGACTCGAATATCTACAACGTTGGCGGCAAGCTGGGGCTGCACCTCGACGAGGACCAGCGTATCCAGCTCGCGGCCAGCCACTACGAGGCACGCCAGGATAGCGACTATGCCACCGACCCCAGCGTCGCCAGGTACCCGGCCGGTTCGCTGCCGGCCAACGCGATCAAGGGCCTGGACCTGGACGAGCAGAACCATATTCGCAACACCTTGCTGAACCTGGAGTACGAGCACCTCGACATCCTCGGCAGCAAGCTGTCTGCCCAGCTGTACTACCGCGACTACTTCACCCGCTTCACGCCGTTTGATGCCCGCGCCGTGGCCACCCGTGGCGGCAATGTCGACCAGATCATGCAGAACAGTGAAGTGTTCGGCAGCCGCCTGACCTTGCGCACACCGCTCGGCGACAGCGGTAGCACCGAGCTGGTATGGGGCGGCGACTACAACCAGGAACGCAGCGACATGCCGATCGATGTGTTCGACCCGGCGGCTTACGATGCCAGCGGCGGCCTGGTCTTCGACAAGATCGGCAAGCTGACCTACATGCCACCGCTCAAGACCCGCAGCGCCGGTGCGTTCGCCCAGCTGCAGCATCGCTTCGACGAGCATTGGTCGGTGGACGGCGGCTTGCGCTACGAGTACTCCACCGCCGAGTTCGATGATTTCGTACCGTTGTCCGAATCCAGGGCGGCTTCGCCCGTGGCGGTGGAGGGCGGAAAGATCCATTACGATGCGCTGCTGTCGAACCTCGGCATCGTCTATTCACCGGTGCTCGGCCAGGAGCTCTACGCTTCTTTCAGCCAGGGCTTCCAGCTGCCTGACGTGGGCATCCAGCTGCGCAATGCACGGCGCGGCTTCGACCTTGGCGCCTCGAACCTGGAGCCGGTCAAGACCAACAACTATGAGCTCGGCTGGCGCGGTGAGCTGGGTGGCAACACGCTCGGCACGTTGGCGCTGTTCTACACCACCTCCAAGCTGGGCGACGTGCAGAGCTTCAACAATGGCCTGATTCTCACCCGCACCAAAGAGCGCATCTACGGTGTCGAAGCCAGCGCCGACTGGCTGTCGGACGATGCGGTGTGGGGGGCAGGCGGCAGTGCGAGCTGGATGCGCGGGCGCGAGAAGCCGGACGGCAAAGGCTGGCAGGACATGACCGGCTACCGGGTGCCGCCGCTGAAGCTGACTGCCTATGTGCAGTACAAGCCGACCCTGGACTGGAGCAACCGCCTGCAAGCCACGTTCTTCGATGGCAAGGACTACAGGCTCGATGGCCTGGACAGCTTTGGCCGACACGAGGTGAGCAGCTATACGACCGTCGACCTGATCAGCCAGTACCAGGTCTCTGCTGACGACAAGGTCAGCGTCGGCATCCAGAACCTGTTCAACCGGGACTACTACCCGCTCTACAGCCAGTTGTTGCGCAACAACAACAATACCAGCCACTTGCCAGCCCCAGGCGCGGTGGTGACCGCCAGCTATACGCACAATTGGTAA
- a CDS encoding type 1 glutamine amidotransferase domain-containing protein: MKNILMVLTSHDQLGDTGKKTGFWLEEFAAPYYVFIDAGADVTLASPKGGQPPQDPKSDEPDAQTEATRRFAHDTEGQMALADTVPLGEIDPYHFDAVFYPGGHGPLWDLAEDADSRTLLEAFYAANKPIAAVCHAPGVLKEVKAPDGHPVVKGKRVTGFANSEEQAVGLSEVVPFLVEDMLKANGGEYSKAADWASHVVEDGHLITGQNPASSEAVARALLKRLGQEAGA, translated from the coding sequence ATGAAGAACATCCTGATGGTCCTGACCTCTCACGACCAGCTGGGCGACACCGGCAAGAAAACCGGCTTCTGGCTGGAGGAATTCGCCGCGCCCTACTATGTGTTCATCGACGCCGGTGCCGATGTCACGCTCGCCTCGCCCAAGGGCGGCCAGCCGCCGCAGGACCCGAAAAGCGACGAGCCCGACGCGCAGACCGAGGCGACCCGGCGCTTCGCCCACGACACCGAAGGGCAAATGGCCCTGGCCGACACCGTACCGCTCGGGGAAATCGACCCCTACCACTTCGATGCGGTGTTCTACCCCGGTGGGCACGGGCCATTATGGGACCTGGCCGAGGACGCAGATTCGCGAACCTTGCTCGAAGCGTTCTATGCCGCTAACAAGCCGATTGCCGCGGTGTGCCATGCACCCGGCGTGCTGAAGGAGGTAAAGGCACCCGACGGCCACCCGGTGGTCAAGGGCAAGCGAGTGACCGGCTTCGCCAACAGCGAAGAACAGGCGGTGGGGCTGAGCGAGGTGGTGCCGTTCCTGGTGGAGGACATGCTCAAGGCCAACGGTGGTGAATATTCCAAGGCTGCCGACTGGGCCAGCCATGTGGTCGAGGACGGCCATTTGATCACTGGCCAGAACCCCGCGTCATCCGAGGCGGTGGCCAGGGCACTGCTCAAGCGCCTGGGTCAGGAAGCTGGCGCCTGA
- a CDS encoding gamma-glutamyl-gamma-aminobutyrate hydrolase family protein: MSRLPIIGVTACSYTVGPHAVQLNDDKNARAVACAAQGLPLILPMFPELLDSAEIIAALDGLLFTGSPSNIEPHHYDGPPSPPGTQHDAARDHLALPLWRAAVAAGLPVLGICRGFQEMNVAFGGTLVQQLHQPGAKHEPPSNEPVEDQYAPAHLLAVRPGGVLQRLGFAEQIEVNSVHGQGIERVGQGLRIEAVAEDGLVEALSVEGSRAFALGVQWHPEWQVLFYPQYLAIFQAFGAACRARAAQRPR, from the coding sequence ATGTCACGTCTTCCGATCATCGGGGTCACCGCCTGTTCCTACACGGTCGGCCCGCATGCGGTGCAGCTGAACGACGACAAGAATGCGCGAGCGGTGGCCTGCGCGGCCCAAGGGCTGCCCTTGATCCTGCCGATGTTCCCCGAACTGCTCGACAGCGCCGAGATCATCGCGGCCCTGGACGGGCTGTTGTTCACTGGCTCGCCTTCGAACATCGAACCGCACCACTACGATGGGCCGCCCAGCCCGCCAGGCACCCAGCACGATGCCGCCCGCGACCACCTCGCGCTGCCTTTGTGGCGGGCAGCGGTTGCGGCGGGTTTGCCGGTGCTGGGCATTTGCCGGGGTTTTCAGGAAATGAACGTGGCCTTCGGCGGCACCCTGGTGCAGCAGCTGCATCAGCCCGGTGCCAAACACGAGCCGCCCAGCAATGAACCGGTCGAAGACCAGTACGCACCGGCCCACCTGCTGGCGGTCCGGCCGGGGGGCGTGCTGCAACGGCTGGGGTTTGCGGAGCAGATCGAAGTGAATTCGGTGCACGGCCAAGGTATCGAGCGGGTTGGCCAGGGCCTGCGTATCGAAGCCGTGGCCGAGGACGGGCTGGTCGAGGCGCTTTCCGTGGAAGGCAGCCGGGCGTTTGCCCTGGGCGTGCAATGGCACCCGGAATGGCAGGTGCTGTTCTACCCGCAGTACCTGGCGATTTTCCAGGCCTTCGGCGCCGCCTGCCGGGCGCGAGCGGCACAGCGGCCAAGGTGA
- a CDS encoding response regulator, which yields MNTYESSAVHPTILLVEDEPILRELLTCALEDLGASVFPVGTAEEGRRLSLRQAFSLLLTDVRTPGPLNGLALAQEIHERQPATRIIVMSGYHEAASTTLPTGAVFLPKPWALDQLLAVIGDQLEKVKPPIVRPAA from the coding sequence ATGAACACCTACGAGTCATCCGCTGTTCACCCAACCATCCTGCTGGTGGAGGACGAGCCGATCCTGCGTGAACTGCTGACCTGCGCCCTGGAAGACCTCGGCGCCTCGGTCTTCCCGGTGGGTACCGCCGAAGAGGGCCGGCGGCTCTCGCTACGGCAGGCATTTTCGCTGCTGCTGACCGACGTCAGAACGCCCGGCCCGTTGAACGGGCTGGCGCTTGCGCAGGAGATCCATGAGCGCCAACCGGCGACCCGCATCATTGTCATGAGTGGTTACCACGAGGCGGCAAGCACCACGCTACCGACGGGTGCGGTGTTTCTGCCCAAGCCTTGGGCGCTTGACCAGTTGCTCGCGGTCATTGGCGACCAGCTGGAAAAGGTCAAACCGCCGATCGTCAGGCCTGCCGCCTGA
- a CDS encoding DUF2878 domain-containing protein codes for MTGRGLLANAVWLQAGWWLCVYGAHQPWLLGLVPVGLAWHFGCCRDRQGELQAVLRCALAGCVLDSLLGMLGVFRFDSWPLPLWLALLWSVLCCGLRHSLAWLARHTWLAALFGAAGGPLAYVAGARLAQVELPLGTLTTATLLAAVWALALPLLLRLATWR; via the coding sequence ATGACCGGGCGCGGGCTGCTGGCCAACGCCGTGTGGTTGCAGGCAGGCTGGTGGCTGTGTGTGTATGGGGCCCATCAGCCCTGGTTGCTTGGCCTGGTGCCCGTCGGCCTGGCCTGGCATTTCGGCTGCTGCCGGGACCGCCAGGGCGAGTTGCAGGCGGTACTGCGCTGCGCCCTCGCCGGCTGTGTACTCGACAGCCTGCTGGGCATGCTCGGGGTGTTTCGCTTCGACAGTTGGCCGCTGCCACTGTGGCTGGCCCTGCTCTGGAGCGTGCTGTGCTGCGGCCTGCGCCACAGCCTGGCTTGGCTGGCCCGGCACACCTGGCTTGCCGCCCTGTTCGGCGCGGCAGGTGGCCCGCTTGCCTATGTGGCCGGGGCCAGGCTGGCCCAGGTCGAGCTGCCGCTGGGCACGCTGACGACCGCGACGCTGCTGGCGGCAGTCTGGGCGCTGGCCCTGCCCTTGCTATTGCGCCTTGCCACGTGGCGCTGA
- a CDS encoding DUF6482 family protein, producing the protein MNLQRLTELAAAGAVNELELLSLEGGFYVLRALTGAGPVTLSDEHGQATRLRSTTEVRQLLAGWPAVPCMLVQQVVHDEMCGQRDGPIAPLRVPVSLSTQW; encoded by the coding sequence ATGAACCTGCAACGCCTTACCGAGCTGGCTGCCGCCGGCGCCGTCAACGAACTCGAGCTGCTGTCCTTGGAGGGCGGTTTCTATGTGCTGCGGGCCCTGACCGGCGCCGGCCCGGTGACCTTGAGCGATGAGCACGGGCAGGCCACGCGCCTGCGCTCGACAACCGAGGTACGCCAGTTGCTCGCCGGTTGGCCGGCGGTGCCCTGCATGCTGGTGCAGCAAGTGGTGCATGATGAAATGTGCGGCCAGCGCGACGGCCCCATCGCGCCGCTGCGGGTGCCTGTGTCGCTGAGTACGCAATGGTAG
- a CDS encoding DUF2256 domain-containing protein, whose amino-acid sequence MKKQHLPSKVCVVCKRPFNWRKRWARCWQTVVYCSERCRRSAPRGKAQ is encoded by the coding sequence GTGAAGAAGCAGCATTTGCCGAGCAAGGTGTGCGTGGTGTGCAAGCGGCCATTCAACTGGCGCAAGCGCTGGGCGCGTTGCTGGCAGACGGTGGTCTACTGCTCCGAGCGCTGCCGGCGTTCAGCGCCACGTGGCAAGGCGCAATAG
- a CDS encoding chalcone isomerase family protein, with amino-acid sequence MATSTAARWAWLALLFLLAGPAAADWRSVVPAAQLSGSGDFTWFGMRLYSARLWSSGPVQGGQQPFALELRYHVELSRDTLVQASLKEMRRLGAATQQLDAWRGWLEAAFVDVRPGQRITGVYLPGLGCRFYVDDRLRREIGDTAFAKAFFAIWLGEGARDQQLRARLLGR; translated from the coding sequence ATGGCAACGTCAACCGCAGCGCGTTGGGCCTGGCTAGCCCTGTTGTTCCTGCTCGCCGGGCCGGCCGCCGCCGACTGGCGCTCGGTAGTCCCTGCTGCGCAGCTGTCCGGCAGCGGTGATTTCACCTGGTTCGGAATGCGCCTGTACAGCGCCCGGCTTTGGTCCAGCGGGCCTGTACAGGGTGGCCAGCAACCGTTTGCGCTGGAACTGCGCTACCACGTCGAACTGTCCCGCGACACCTTGGTGCAGGCCAGCCTCAAGGAAATGCGCAGGCTTGGCGCCGCCACGCAACAACTGGATGCCTGGCGTGGCTGGCTGGAGGCGGCGTTTGTCGATGTTCGCCCAGGCCAGCGTATCACTGGCGTGTACCTGCCAGGCCTGGGCTGTCGCTTCTACGTGGATGACAGGTTGCGCCGCGAAATCGGCGACACCGCCTTCGCCAAGGCATTTTTCGCCATCTGGCTGGGCGAGGGTGCCAGGGACCAGCAATTGCGCGCCCGCCTGCTGGGCCGTTGA